The following coding sequences lie in one Cyanobacterium sp. Dongsha4 genomic window:
- a CDS encoding 2Fe-2S iron-sulfur cluster-binding protein, with translation MAKTIRLDPLGKETAIKTNDNLLSGLLKNELNVMQECGGRGMCSTCHVYIKEGMESLSPLNRREKRTLEVITTCKMNSRLACQARVIGEGVVVELPSGMYLSQIDDVESLIGRRAQQNILHPISGKILVEEGKLITRSMITQLSDTKGEVSKYLAQSSDAI, from the coding sequence ATGGCAAAAACGATTAGATTAGACCCTCTTGGTAAAGAAACAGCAATTAAAACTAACGATAATCTTTTGTCGGGTTTACTGAAAAATGAATTAAATGTCATGCAAGAATGTGGCGGTAGGGGAATGTGTTCTACTTGTCATGTTTACATCAAGGAAGGAATGGAAAGTCTTTCTCCTCTCAATCGTCGGGAAAAAAGAACTTTAGAAGTTATTACCACTTGTAAGATGAATTCCCGTTTAGCTTGTCAGGCAAGGGTGATTGGAGAGGGAGTTGTGGTGGAACTTCCTTCAGGGATGTATTTAAGTCAGATTGATGATGTTGAGTCTTTGATTGGTAGAAGAGCTCAGCAAAATATCCTTCATCCTATTTCTGGAAAGATTTTGGTGGAGGAAGGTAAGTTAATTACTCGCTCGATGATTACTCAGTTAAGTGATACGAAGGGTGAAGTATCTAAATATTTAGCTCAAAGTAGTGATGCTATTTAA
- a CDS encoding peptidylprolyl isomerase, producing MTINIDPIDNISVDISNIRTVVNLFNNFDDPFTTGKVANFNLTDNSIGNGEINIVLFDQTGEGAPITVNNFINYVNSGRYDYSIIHRSVVTPTPFVIQGGGFTVNNLTLNRVPTSPPIQNEFSEERSNLRGTIAMAKQDGNANSATSQWFFNLGNNSGNLDNQNGGFTVFGQVLSQRDLNTVDAIASLPVVNASSLNSAFNTLPVNPKNVDANNPSLNQDEDFIRFESITVQDVAELTFTVERNTNPEVVTATIDTQGNLSLDYGSFLKTPLYRFQNQDLPGTYLFVGEEERQNILRNFRNFKEEGLAFKTASQANGDTIATGEANITIKATNLLGESVRDTFNINVTGDVPENENQDQLIRFNRFQNRDIPGTYLYAAEEESRSIRQNYTNFIEEGIAFYTYGADANLGQDIYRFQNTNQPGTYLFVGEEEKNSILANYPQFVLEGVAFEVAV from the coding sequence ATGACTATTAATATTGATCCTATTGATAATATTTCCGTTGACATTAGCAATATTAGAACGGTTGTTAATTTGTTTAATAATTTTGATGATCCTTTTACTACAGGAAAAGTCGCCAATTTTAATTTGACAGATAATTCTATTGGTAATGGAGAAATCAATATTGTTTTATTTGACCAAACGGGAGAAGGAGCACCTATTACTGTCAATAATTTTATCAATTATGTCAATAGTGGTCGCTATGATTATTCTATTATTCATCGCTCTGTAGTTACTCCTACTCCTTTTGTCATTCAAGGAGGAGGTTTTACTGTAAATAACTTGACTCTTAATCGTGTGCCAACAAGCCCCCCCATTCAGAATGAATTTAGTGAAGAGCGTTCCAATCTTCGGGGTACAATTGCGATGGCGAAACAAGATGGCAATGCGAATAGTGCTACAAGTCAGTGGTTTTTTAATTTAGGGAATAATTCTGGTAATTTAGATAATCAAAATGGTGGGTTTACGGTTTTTGGACAGGTTTTATCTCAAAGGGATTTGAATACGGTAGATGCGATCGCATCTTTGCCTGTGGTAAATGCTTCTAGTCTAAATTCTGCTTTTAATACATTACCTGTGAATCCAAAAAATGTTGATGCGAATAATCCTAGCCTCAATCAAGATGAAGACTTTATTCGTTTTGAGAGTATTACGGTTCAAGATGTAGCTGAATTAACCTTTACCGTAGAAAGAAATACTAACCCCGAAGTTGTTACCGCCACTATTGACACTCAGGGAAACCTCTCCTTAGACTACGGTAGCTTTTTAAAAACTCCCCTCTATCGCTTCCAAAATCAGGATTTACCCGGCACATATTTATTTGTGGGAGAAGAAGAAAGACAAAATATTCTCCGTAATTTCCGTAATTTTAAGGAAGAAGGATTAGCTTTCAAAACTGCCAGTCAAGCCAATGGAGATACCATTGCCACAGGGGAAGCAAATATTACTATTAAAGCTACTAATTTATTGGGAGAATCCGTCAGAGATACATTTAATATCAATGTGACAGGAGATGTACCAGAAAATGAAAATCAAGATCAATTAATTCGTTTCAATCGTTTTCAAAATAGAGATATACCCGGTACTTATCTTTATGCGGCAGAGGAAGAAAGTCGCAGTATTCGTCAAAACTACACTAACTTTATCGAAGAAGGTATCGCTTTTTATACTTATGGTGCAGACGCTAATTTAGGACAAGATATTTACCGTTTTCAAAATACCAATCAACCCGGTACATATTTATTTGTAGGGGAAGAGGAGAAAAATAGTATTCTTGCTAACTATCCTCAATTTGTTTTAGAAGGGGTTGCTTTTGAAGTAGCAGTTTAG
- a CDS encoding phycobilisome protein has product MYPELQALIHESEHQYLQQSDLDKLTQEVSTLKQRLAVYRVLRDQEISIFQAVADKLLENLPQEKTRKIETCVRHWLLVTRYSAMAMLLNNPEFLEHRLLEWLTDIVQAHEYQVISENLYSLLIKNLESVLEDDGIKYIQPFLDQAQSHISKSVCV; this is encoded by the coding sequence ATGTATCCAGAACTACAAGCATTAATTCACGAATCAGAACATCAATATCTACAACAGTCAGACTTAGATAAATTAACCCAAGAAGTCTCGACATTGAAACAAAGATTAGCAGTTTATCGAGTTTTAAGAGATCAAGAAATTAGTATTTTTCAAGCAGTAGCGGATAAGTTACTGGAAAATCTCCCTCAAGAAAAGACTCGTAAAATAGAAACTTGTGTGCGTCATTGGTTATTAGTTACTCGTTATAGTGCGATGGCGATGTTATTAAATAATCCTGAATTTTTAGAGCATCGTTTATTAGAGTGGCTGACGGATATTGTTCAAGCCCATGAATATCAAGTCATCTCAGAAAATTTATATTCTCTACTAATTAAAAATTTAGAAAGTGTATTGGAAGATGACGGTATTAAATATATCCAACCATTTTTAGATCAAGCTCAAAGTCATATTAGTAAATCGGTGTGTGTTTAA
- a CDS encoding V4R domain-containing protein translates to MISVADLVQEKPLKGNYFAPSAYVQGDFELGLLETRLGSRLIALPEVFLQGVYEGLNEELGQAGGLVLYNCGKWWGKSFYRRFLQEVSEYYETPLAQMEMVEFLSCLKQCWKTHGWGVIEFNFDYYSQGFIVVNTVNSPFAQAAPQNEGLACQPEAGILTSFFSQLTGEDLLALQTSCESMGAIANYFIIGLSERMKSAKAWLEEGHDHEMVINLLCSGSSEA, encoded by the coding sequence ATGATTTCTGTTGCAGATTTAGTTCAAGAAAAACCTTTGAAAGGTAATTATTTCGCTCCTTCTGCCTATGTGCAGGGAGACTTTGAATTAGGGTTGCTTGAAACTCGTCTAGGCTCTCGTTTAATTGCTTTACCAGAAGTTTTTTTGCAGGGGGTTTATGAGGGTTTAAATGAAGAATTAGGACAAGCAGGAGGTTTAGTGCTTTACAATTGCGGAAAATGGTGGGGTAAAAGTTTTTATCGTCGTTTTTTGCAAGAGGTGAGTGAATATTATGAAACTCCTTTGGCACAAATGGAAATGGTTGAGTTTTTGAGTTGTTTAAAACAATGTTGGAAAACTCACGGTTGGGGAGTAATTGAGTTTAATTTTGACTATTATTCTCAAGGTTTTATCGTGGTTAATACGGTTAATTCTCCTTTTGCCCAAGCCGCCCCCCAGAATGAAGGTTTAGCTTGTCAACCTGAAGCGGGTATTTTAACCTCTTTCTTTAGCCAATTAACGGGAGAAGATTTATTGGCTTTGCAAACTTCCTGTGAGTCTATGGGGGCAATTGCCAACTATTTCATTATTGGTTTAAGTGAAAGAATGAAGTCCGCAAAAGCATGGTTAGAGGAAGGGCATGATCATGAAATGGTAATCAATTTACTTTGTAGCGGTTCATCAGAGGCTTAA